From Arachis hypogaea cultivar Tifrunner chromosome 3, arahy.Tifrunner.gnm2.J5K5, whole genome shotgun sequence:
GTGGTTTAGTGCAGTTAGCAGCATGAGCTTGGAGCTGCCCTGTCTCTCTCCATCAAATGTCCTTaaaatctctcaattcttttcagtCTTgtgcttctttctttttctttaaaagcCTAGGGTTTAGAATCTTTTTCTATTTCGTTTTGTGTTAGCTTGGTGGATCAAATAGTGTATTCAGATTGAGTAAACTTGCAATAAGATTCTTATTCGGCACAAACACTGCTTTATAAGTTTCAATCTTGATGTCCAAAAAGTTTTTCCTACTATTATGTACTAATCTATTAGTAAATTCTATGTAGTAGCTGATGTGTTGACATCTAATTTAAGGATTCGATGGTTAAGGATTCGATGGTTTTAGAACGTTTGGACTATTAAATGGTTCtataataaaacatattttttaagtttttttaataatcgttaaataattattttctaattttaattacaaattaactccatatattttatttaattataaaaattattttttattttataaattattattttatcattcatctattatgtttattaacaatcaaaattaaaaacaataatgaattagatcttccattgatcgtaataaattttttggcaatttcaatcgattaaaagtttatatttgatcGTGACGTTCGTCCAGGGCTGTGAAATCGTATTTCtttgaaaatcaatcgattgaaatatcaaaacaatcgattgaattttaggttttccataactcaatcgattggattacaggttatcacaaaacaatcgattgaaaattgtaaGTTTATATTTGATCGTGACGTTCGTCCAGGGCTGTGAAATCGTATTTCtttgaaaatcaatcgattgaaatatcaaaacaatcgattgaattttaggttttccataactcaatcgattggattacaggttatcacaaaacaatcgattgaaaattgtaaGGCAGCATGTTTTCGTAAAAatcaacccaattgattgaaagattACTAAAATATaggttttttcaaaattcaatcgattgcttatactacccaatcgattgaatgcttcaaaacaacctaaggtctcacaattcaatcgattggttgtgttacctAATTGATTGAAGTCATCAAAACAATATGGATTTGCCCAATTCAATAgattggttgtgttacccaatcAATTAAAAGCTTTTACCATTTTTCTCTATTTCTATGCACTATAGAGatcttttagtttaaaaaacGCATATTTTTATGATGAAgtaatgtcattttcatttattatttcaaCAACAATGTCATACAAATTTTATGTcttgtgaattatattttattttatataattaatttatgtaaaaaaatttcatatctttCTATTTGTTTGCATTCTATTTTGTTCTTTTCATTTGTTCAAGATTTGACCTATCTATTGAATCTttactagaaaaaaaaaacaccatgCAATATATATCAAAGCATTTTAATAATCTGTTTATATATTGTTAAGACATATATGAAGTATATATTTACAAATTTTTAATCAATTCTTCCTAGATTAACAATGGAAGCCCCCTTTCCAATCCTCCATTAGAGCGATAGGACTTTTAGACTTATCATCTTCAAATTTTACAATTTTCTCAGAAGACACACAATCCGTGATTTTCTCATTGTAAAGCTCTAATAACATTACTTTCATATTGTGCTATGCATTCTGAGCATCCAATATATCGAACATCTGTTTCACAGCTCCGGAGATGACACCAGCATCACTTGGCAATTAGCCATTCTGCACGATGAAGAGCACAGAAGGATAATTGAATTTCAATACAAAATATTTGAGCAGATGTAAAAAGCAGTTAAAACAGGGAAATATTGAATATCTCTTGCACCACCGGTATTTCCAGTTGGGGGTGTTTGATATGAATTTCTCAAAAAGGAGGAACATTTCAAGCAACGAATTCCctataaaaaataagaacattCATTACCAGCTAATACATGATTTCAGACAAGGGTAAGTCAAGAGATATTATAACTACCCAGACATCGAGTCATAAGCCTGCACCACTCTCTCATGATACATAAAGAGATTGATATACGATTCTAATGGTGGGATTGAATAATTGGTGATAGATTATTTAcaaatttataatgttaatattaaaaaaaagataagattagagtatttaaataaaaataaagtcttaaaaattgaagatagaattttaaagttaagatagatgaataataagataataatttataaaaacgaTAAGAAAATTGAAAATGGCGTAGTACACAATTCTAATTGAATTAGGCAAATCCATATTACTTTGATGACTTCAATTGATTGgataacacaaccaatcgattgaattgtgaaacCTCAAGTTGCTTTggagcattcaatcgattgggtagtataagcaatcgattgaattttaaaaaacccACATTTTAGTCAtggttcaatcgattgggtaatatgaccaatcgattgatatTTGCGAAAaccattcaatcgattgttttgtgataacctgtagtccaatcgattgagttatgaaaaatctgaaattcaatcgattgttttgataatCTAATTGATTGATTTTCAAATAAACACGATTTCACAGCCCAACTTTTAATCGATAGAAATGGTCAAAATTTATTACGATTAATGAAAGAtttaattcgttattgttttttattttgattgttaataaatataatagataaataataaaataataatttataaaataaaaaataatttttataattaaataaaatatataaaattaatttataattaaaattaaaaaaaactatttaacaattataaaaaaatttaaaaaatatattttattatagtactatttaatggtccaaacttTAAGAAACCATCAAATCTAGCATGTGTTTTCCCATAAATTTGTTCACTTTTGTTTAGGTGGAGTTATTAGTTATATGACAAGTTGAGGACTCgtacttctttcttttctttcaagtTCAACCAGTGACCTCCAAGACAAGTcaacatttgaaaaaaaaaaaaaaacaaaaaaagaaaacagattACTTGTTGGGTAAGGAGGagaaaaggttaaaagttaaaacagatTACTTACTCGTTAGATGCTCATCTTTTTCCTTTGAACCACTAACTGAGGTCACAAAACAGGAATCCCATTTCTCCTTAGTTATATCGAAGAAGTGATCCAATCCACGATCATAATTCACACTGCAGTTCACAGGAAACACTGTTAAGGTATTTTCTTTTCCATGTAAGTTATTTTTCAAtgttatattaactaatttttctgATATGGTCAGTATTCATCTTGTACTATGATTAATAATTTGATTTGGTTCACATTTTTTCTTTGGCTTTGTTTTTTCTGCTTTTATGTCATGATTGTCTTTTCTAATAAAGTGGAAACTTTAATGTTAATTTCTGTGTAATTTCTTTGTAATTTTTGTgccttattagtttttttttttttcactaaaaaGGCCACAAGAAGTTTCGTATGCACCTggaatataaaaaatacattgaTAAAGTCAAAGTCAATTCCAATTAGAAGTTTCATCTGTTTGTTCACAATCACAGGTATTTTAGAACGTGGAGAAaaattgtttcttgtcttgaATAAGCACCAATCTGAATGAAGAACATGGAGCACAACAATTTCCAAGGTGTTAGAACAACCTCTCGTGATAGCAGCGTAGGTCTTGTTTGCCACTATCAGTTCGAAAATGGTTCATCTCAGTTTCTCTTTTTGGATGATGCTGAGAATGGTGCTGTCCTTAACAATTCCCTCAGCTTCTTCACTGAAAACTTTGTGCAATCACTTGCTTCTAGCAATGGTTTGATCCTCTTGTCTGGCTATAGTGTTGATCAACCCTGCTATTATGTCTTCAATCCCCTCACCAAGaactctcacttgattcctcagGCTAGCACCCTTGGCCGCATAATTCGAATCGGGTTAGCCTATGATGGTTCCCAATTTGAGGTTGTGATTGTTGAAGCAGGATCTTCATCCGAATCTAACGGACTAGAACTGCATATCTTCTCTTCTGGCACTGGATGTTGGAGTAGGAAACACCTCACCAATTTGACTTTGCCATCTTTGCCAGAGTTCGAGTTTCAGGAGCTTGGCACGCCTCCTCTTTACTCGAACGGAGGGATCCATTGGGAAATAGCAGGGTATTTGCTTGTGTACCAAGTCAAAGGTAGCCATTGTGAGCTATTTGAACTGCCAAATTTGTTTGATGATTGGTCTTGGCAATCAACAATGACTTACCGTCGTTCTTTATGCGAATCGGGTGGTCGAGTGTACTATTGTTACACCGATTTTGATGGCTTCCACATTTGGGATCTTCTCAAGGAAGATGATATTCTTGGAACATACTATGCTTGCATTGATTCCAAAAGGTTTAGATGGAGACTAGTCCAAAGCATCATGCATGAAGTATTTATCTCAAAGTACCAAATTTTTTATGGCAGATTCATTGATTGGGAACCTTACAAGATTTCACCAATTGGTTATAGTGAACAAGCACGGAGCATATATTTGCAGATTCCAGGAACTGTTGTTTCTTACAATTTTGATACAGGAATTATGAGAACAATCTGCAACTACTCATATCCAGGAATTAACTTCAATTGCTGCAAATTTCTTCCTTTAATTGCTTCTGGGGTCACCAATGGTACAAGAGAAGTGGACTTGCTGCCTAAGGAACAAATGGAGCTGAATCTTCCAATAGCAGAGATGGAGACGTTATCTCTTTGAGATTCTGTATAGTGTATAGAGAATTAGAGATTATGGTTATTCTAATGTCAATAAATACTGTATTTACTGTTAGGATTAGTTTTCTTAGTGTCTGATAGATAATTAATTAGTGGAAATTTTAGAGTGAAATATTTAAGTATGCATTTTTTATATCCTTTTGGTTGtactaaaacttttttttatctttttacttaTATTTCTTAGATTTCATTCAGGTTGAATAGTCATTATTCAAGTTTTATTGttaaaagtttaatttaattcatttaaatAGACTGAAATTTCATTTAGTAGATAAACTTTTACATTCCCAAAAGTACTCAAACCTTTTGGTTAATCATTTGCATTGAGTTTCATTAGGTCATCAGGTCTTTTTCTTTAGGACATCAAGCATTTCCGATCCTTCTTAAATGTTTAGATAAGAGAgttgaattttctttttttggtatTACAAAAGAGTTAAATGTTACTAGTCAAAGGCTTAACCGCTTAGTCACCAAAAAACAAAAAGGCTTAACCGcttaagtaaaaatatttttgaatgttATTAATCAAAGGCTTAAGTACAAACATTTTTCCTGTTTTTTACTGTATCTATTAAATTCCGGTGTATTTGTTGTAAAGTATACATAATGACCAGTAGACCAAAGCCTTACATGTGATCAATCTAAGTTGGTGCAACCATTATTTTTAAAAGGGCCAGATATTCGACCTCATGGACCATTTACCAGGCCTTAACTGTTTTTGGTAATCCAAAAAAGCAAAGTCAAGTTAAAATGTAGGCCTCAGACGGCAAACATggtttctttttaatttgatggGTCGCACTGCTTCAAACTTTCACTTTCTTCAgttcaagaaaaacaaaattgagATCCTTTGTACGAAGACGAGCCATGGccgaaagggaaaaaaaaaaaagaagagaagcgcAGCTGAGGCTTTTGGACAAATGGCAGAGCTGAACCACAGGGTTGGAGTGAAGGATATAGAACCCATGTGGTAGTAGTGTGTATGTTTTGTGTAaaggacaaaaaagaaaaaaaaaaaaagaagagaagcgatgtcttgtttcttttttttttatacgagGAAAACAATATCTATATACCAATACtagaaaagaaagaatataatttatataaaaatatcatatttatagttttataaaataattagttattaaattgtttgtgtgtgtgtgtgtttttttttatctatatattttttaatataaatagatCAAAAACTAATTCATTATAAATAgatcaaaaactaatttattataaaaatttattactaaCTTACTAatgaattgttatatatataaaatataatttaaacacAATACTTAATTAAGCatataaataaactaattaatcACTCTGCTAACTCAAATTAATATGTACTTAATATCTTATTTAGAGTATTGAAaaaatatacacatatatatggtCACGTCTGTGGTGAATGTATGAGAACCGTGGCTAAGGTTGCGTAGAGCCCGTTCCTCACAGCCCTTTGCGGCGGGCTTCTTTGAGGACACAGCCAGCGGAAAGATCCGACCAGAGAGCACAACAGCATCTTCATTCATTCTAGATCCAAAGAACATGGGAGATTGTATCGAAAAGTGTTCTACGACAATGATCATGGAGAACTCTCTCTTGCATGATGAATCAGGGAATTAGGAGAAGGGATGAGGATTTGGGAATAGGTGGGTGAGGTTGTAGGATTCGGGTAAGGTTAATGGGTTTAgcccttaacaaaaaaaaaaaaaaatctcttttcttCCATTCAAAATCAGATACATTCCTCTCTTTGTTTTGGATAAACAACAATTTTTTAATGAAACCAGTTTTTGTTCATCAAGCCTTAGGCCCAGGTTGCAGAATTAAATTTTTGATAGACAATTTGTCCTTGCGGTAAACAATTTAAAGTTACCACACTTAACACAATCACAAAACATCTTAGTTCATCCTTTTTCTCTCGGAAGGAGAGCTGATCTCTCTAGATAGCTAGAGCAACTACTTCGACAACGGAGATCTATTaatggaagaaagaaaaaatcataaCATCATCAATCAAAAAATCACAAATTTCTGAGTCTAGATTTCAAGTTTAGCAAGTCAACATTTCAAGCTCATGAAAATATTGGGTGGAGAAGTTTTTCACCTTGATGGAGACCAGAATGTCGATGAACATCAGATCAGAAAGAAGCTGGTTGAAAGAATTTTGACAGAGAAGAATGTAAACAAGGTTACTGTGAAAAAATCAATCAGGAAAATGTGGAGAGAGCCCCAAAGTTTGATTATCTCAAGCATGAAGAAGATGCCATAAGAATTTACGGAGAAGGACCATGGAGGGTGGATGGACATATGCTTAGCTTGCAATGGTGGATGCTAGAGCTTTCATTCGAAGAGGTATGTTATAACTCCATTGCTATCTGGGTCCAAGTTCATGCCTTGCCCTTGGAAAAGTTGAACAAAAGTAATGCTGAAAAGATAGGAGCTTCTTTGGGAAAACCATTAGAAGTTGAAGATCCTTACGTTGACGGGAATTTGCTTAGAAACATTCTGAGTGTCAGAGTGGAGGTGAATGCGTTGGAGCAATTGAAAACAGGATTTTGGTACAAGAGAAGCAATGGCAACTATTCTTGGGCGACATTTAAATATGAAAGGTCATATGATTATTGATATAATTGTGGAAGAATAGGTCATGATAGGAGAAGCTGCAGAGAGGAGAAGGCAATGGCTATTCATAACCCAAACTTATCAAGATATGGGCTAGATCTTTCAGTTTTGGAACTTAGGTCGATTTTTTCATTAGCTGAAAAAGTTGGAATCAGGAAAAAAGACAGCGTAATTAAAACTTCAGAATCGATTTATGGGTGGCGTATGAAAAAAATACATGGAATAGAGAGTGGATAACGGAAGGAGGAAGAGAATGCAGGCCTATCCAAGAGCAGGTAGACACTGAAGCATACCTACATGCAACTAGAAGGTTCCAACAACAGACGGAGACAGAAGAAATGAACAGGGGAGAAGATACGCAATGTCTTAGAAAGTGTGATGGTCAGAATGTGGAGAAAggaacaaaaaaagataaaaaaaaagtatgGTTGAAATAATATTAGTAAAGGGGGAGAATGAGAAAGTGATAAACGAGAAGGGGATTGGGCCAGCTTCACAAGGCCTTTTCCAAACTTTGAAACCAAAAGAGAAAGAAGTTGAGCTCATGCAAGTAACCCACAAGGAAAAGGCTTTAAGTATACAGGAGCAAGAATGCTTGGATAAAGATAAAGAAGTAGATGatctttaacaaaaaaaataaaacaaaaatagatGGGCCTGAGTCACTAAGCAAGCAGGCTAATGCATTCCAAAAAATTAACAAGGCCATATTTCTATTAGAAAATGACCCACAGGAGGAAGAGCATGATTTAATTCCTGAGCAGCTGATGAAGGGGCAACATGGGGAGAAAGCAGAGGAAGAGCAGTGAATGGAGTTGAACAGAATAAATATAGAAGGCATTCAGGAGAGAATCAAGTTCGATTATGTTGAGAAGTTCCAGAGATATTGCAGCCAGGAAGAcgtaaaggaaaaaaatgaaaaacaaatgcaCAAGACGAAAGACAAAGGGTTTTATATTGTTGAACTTGCagatgatgaggaggagaaagtCAACAACAACCAAATTATGACAGTAACATACCAGTATAAGATTGATTTGGCCCAAAGATTATGTAatactttaagagtaaaaagaggaAGGGAAAAAGAGATACAGATGCAAATAGAAGACGTTACTGAAGAAGGGGAGAATTTGGCACAGTTTCAGGGagtaagaaagaagagaaaaatggtCCCGACAATTTTAAGTAAAGGTCAGAGAGTACAAGATGCGCAAAGAATTGAAAAAACTATAGAAAGCATAAAGGCTGAGGAGGCAGGCCTTATCATGCCCCACCCTCACCCATGAGCATAATCAGTTGGAATTGTCGCGGGTTAGCGGCTCCTGCGATagttttgaaattgaaaaatctGTGCAAACAGATTAAACCAGTTGCTGTCTTcttaatggaaacaagagcaaAGAAAATGTATGTAAACAAACTTAGGAAGAATCTtcactttgataaaatattttgcaTAGAACTCCGGGGTTTGTCTGGAGGTCTTTGCTTATTTTGGAAAGAAAGTTTGGACattaacatatattcttgaagCATGAATTTTATTTTAACGCAGGTTAAAGATGAGAAAGGGAAAAAATGATATTGTAATTTTGTATATGGGGACCCTATTTTTGCTAGAAGGAGGCAGCTATGGAGTGAGCTCATTTCCAAAAAATATGACCAACAAAAGCTTCAGATTTTATTGGAGATTTTAGCGATATTTTGAACCAGGAAGAGAAAATTGGCCTTCATCCAAAACCGAACAAAAAACTAATTGATGCTTATGTTCTTACggatttttagaattaaaagGAGAAAGATTTAATTGGTACAACAACCCAAAAAATAGTTTCATTATAAGAGAAAGGATAGATCGAGCTATTGCAAACTAGAAATGGAGAAGAATATTCCAACATGCTACCCTGATTGCTTTACCAGCTATAAATTCATATTACAGTCCTATTATTATAACACCAGAACCAAGGAAGAAGAGTAGCAGATATTTCAAATATGAAGCATACTGGGAGGACCATGAAGAATGCAGGGATATTGTGAGAAGAGGGTGGAACAAGCCAACAGAAAATGAAAAAGCGTGGTAGAAATTAGCAGAAAAAATGAAGAACATCACACAATAGCTAAAGAAATGGAGCAAAAAACTTTCTCAAAAGAGGACAAAGAAATTGTAAATCTAAGTACCATATTGCAGAAACTACAAGCTTCGAATTTATCAGAAAGACAACAGGAGCAGATTATTGAAATAAAATCAAGAGTAGCCAATCTTTGGAAGCAAGAAGAAAAATTCTGGGGACAAAGAGCAAGACTGAAGTAGCTCAGGTGAAATGATAAAAATACTTCCTTTTTTCATACAACTACCATTCAGAGGCGAGATAGAAACAGAATTGAAAGATTGAAAGATAAGGATGGTAATTGAATTTGTGAAGAAGGGGATATTATGAGGATGATTGAGGAGCATTTTGGAAACCTATTTAAAGCTTCAACCAGATCAAAGTGACaagggtgcaaaagcaagattccAAAGAGGGTCACACGAGAaatcaatgatgatttaatggaAGAAATTAAGGACAGTGAGATAAAGGATGTTGCCTTCAGTATGGGAGCTCTCAGAGCACCAGGACCTAATGGATTAATGGACTCTTCTTCTAAAAGCACTGGGACGACATAAGTAAGGAAGTTGGAGATGTGGTCAAGGATTTTTTCGTGAACAAAAGATTACCAGAGAGTATAGGAGAAACTACTTTAGTCTTATTTCCAAAAATCAAGTAATCAAAGAGCCTTAATAATTTGAGACCGATAAGCTGTTGTAATTCCATTTACAAAATCATTGTAAAAATCATGGTCATGAAACTATGAAAATGGCTCAACAAGCTAATTTCACCTATTCAAAGTGTTTTCGTGGGCGGGAGACTAATTCAGGATAACATAGTTATAGTTCAAGAAGCATATCACAAtttagaaaagaaaggaaaagaagcttTAGGAAATTCGGCAATCAAACTAGACATGAATAAGGCCTACGACCACTTGGAAtgggatttttgaaaaaagtccTTCTAGCTTTTGGGTTCCAAAAAGAATGGGTGCAACTGGTGATGATGTGTGTTAGGAGTGCAAATTATAGATTTAAAGTGAATGAAAACTTAACACAAAAAGTGTATCCGCAAAGAGAACTTAGACAaggtgattgatgagcggatattttatacgctttttgggggtaatttcatgtagattttagcatgtttcagttagttcttagtagaatattattagtttttaggcaaaaatcatatttctggactttactatgagtttgtgtgtttttctgtgatttcaggtattttctggctgaaattgagggagttgagcaaaaatctgacttaggctgaaaaaggactgctgatgctgttggatcctgacctccctgcactcggaatggattttttggagctacaggagtccaattggcatgctttaaacggcgttggaaagtagacatccagggctttccagcaatatataatagtccatactttgcgcaaagatagacgatgtaacttggtgttgaacgccaagttcatgctgctgtctggagttaaacgccagaaaaacgtcatgatccggagttgaatgcccaaaacacgtcataacctggagtttaacgccaagaaaggcctctactcgtggatagctttagtctcagccccagcacacaccaagtgggccccagaagtggatttctgcaccaattatcttagtttactcattttctgtaaacctaggttactagtttactatttaaacaacttttagagacttatcttgtacttcatgacattttcagatctgaattacatactttgtgacggcatgagtctctaaactccattgttgggggtgaggagctctgcagcgtctcgatgatttaatacaattcctttgttttccattcaaacacgcttgttcttatctaagatgttcattcgcgcttaattatggaggaagtgatgatccgtgacactcatcaccttcctcaacccatgaacgtgtgcctgacaaccacctccgttctacatcagattgaatgaatatctcttagatttcttaatcagaatcttcgtggtataagccggattgatggcggcattcatgagaatccggaaagtctaaaccttgtctgtggtattccgagtaggattctgggattgaatgactgtgacgagcttcaaactcctgagggctgggcgttagtgacagacgcaaaagaatcaatggattctattccaacctgattgagaaccgacagatgat
This genomic window contains:
- the LOC112791689 gene encoding uncharacterized protein, which translates into the protein MKNMEHNNFQGVRTTSRDSSVGLVCHYQFENGSSQFLFLDDAENGAVLNNSLSFFTENFVQSLASSNGLILLSGYSVDQPCYYVFNPLTKNSHLIPQASTLGRIIRIGLAYDGSQFEVVIVEAGSSSESNGLELHIFSSGTGCWSRKHLTNLTLPSLPEFEFQELGTPPLYSNGGIHWEIAGYLLVYQVKGSHCELFELPNLFDDWSWQSTMTYRRSLCESGGRVYYCYTDFDGFHIWDLLKEDDILGTYYACIDSKRFRWRLVQSIMHEVFISKYQIFYGRFIDWEPYKISPIGYSEQARSIYLQIPGTVVSYNFDTGIMRTICNYSYPGINFNCCKFLPLIASGVTNGTREVDLLPKEQMELNLPIAEMETLSL